GTAGGTGTAATAGGCACggaaatgaataagtgtcgttGCATCAACAATGCATATCTCCACGTAGAGACAAGCaagttagtacccataaccatagcccgagcaacaagttgaatacgcttgatggtagcctctgctagaccattctgtgaatgaacatgaggaacaagatgtttaacttcgatcccaatagacatgctgtaatcatcaaaagtcttggaggcgaattctccagcattatccaagtgaatggatttgataggatgGTCAAGGTGGTGAGCCCTAAGTTTACTagtctcagctaataacttagcaaatgcagcactccttgtggatagcaaagcaACGTGTgcccaacgcgtcgatgcatcaaccaataccataaaatatctaaaggtccgcattctggttgaataggtctacaaatgtcaccttgaatgcgttgtaagaatgaaatgttctcggttgaagccttagcaaatgaaggactttcttgaaatttagcaagagaacaagctttaaaaaaaagaacaatgggaggcatcacaagctcttgTGAATGAGGGGATGTCGTGGGGGTGCCTAGAGGGCTCAGCTTGgtctcaccgtgtggagcatgggtgaggtggtcctctaATCgtttccgggacttgaaaatgGATGACCGTGTGAATGTTTGAAagttctaatcatcatatcacatCCAGGGTTCCCGAGACAGGCATGCCAAAACATATAAGAGTCTAAATCACAAAAATTGTAtgcaaccgcatatgattcaaagattcgaatggaagtaagatacaaaccattcctgAGACTCTTCATCCTTTCTAAGATGCGGCGCTGGcatgctttctcagaggtaacgcaAAAATATTCCTCTTCATTCTCAATATaagtatcaagatgaaaaccattggcatgtatgtccttaaaactcaacaaggtgcggggagacttcggcgcataaagagcatCAACAATGttgagagtcgtaccattaggcaacatgaaagaagcggTGCCACTTCCttgcatgatgaatttggaGCCAATCATTATAGTCATCGAATAAGTCAAAAACACTAAATCCGTGAACAACTACATGTGCCGTAGAACATTGTGGGTGGTTCCATAGTCAGTAAGACACTCAATTTCACCGTGGGACATTTACAAAATAACAATTAAGGAGTCAACGACACAGTGAAGATTTCTAGACAATACACCATAGAATATTGTAAAAAAGGGGATCAGAACAAAGGGCAATctcatcgagtgtatcacatggcaataatactacattcttcaactaaaaagTTGGTAAAatatggtattgaagcagtgaaataccaaatagTAAATagggtggtagaaaccatccaaaaacgGTGTAAAAACACTTAAAGAAAGCAGGTGAGCGAGAAAAgtcgacttggagaaaaccaggAAAAATAACccaaaaccatgtcaaaatagcTCAAAACCGGGGCGAAACTTTGGCAGGAAAACACTGCAGTAAGACTATTGAAAATATGTCAGAAAAATGACGAAAACTCGCTGGAAGCCGGCAGCGGCCGGAgttggccggtatggaggccggagaACAAGGGCGGTcgacaaagaaaagaagaaaaatagggATTTATCTAGTGGTTTTTCTAGGGTTTAAAAGTTCAGAATTTTAAgacaaagtgcgtgataatgTGGTGCAATATAATAAATACGAGAGTAATTCAGATAATAACTAtgtctttattgaatgataagggggactgtatatatgcattacataaccacaattcaATAGTATTCAGAGTCataatatgtaaatatatctttaacagaaaatataaatagactAAAACatgggtagaataataattctttaggaGTAACATATACTAATTTTTAACGGTGAAAATCTCGACTCCCTTCAAACTCTTTCCTCTTCAAACAGTTGGCGCACTCAATTTACAATCTTCCGCGTTGAGCGATTCGATGCAATTTGGGTCATTTCACTTTGTTCCGATCTTCTTTCCCCCCATATTGCCGCTTGTGCTCTTCGCTAGTCATCGTCGACTATAATTTTCCCAGATGGCTTATGAATTGACCGAACAAAAAAGTAAGCACTATTTTCGTTTTCTCGTATCACAAACCAATGTATCTATGGCTCATAAGCTTAAGGTTTTTGGTTCACATTGCCAGAGGTTGGTTTGGGTCTGCTTGGGTTTGGCATCTTGTTCGCATTTCTGGGTGTGATACTTTTCTTCGACAGAGGTTTGCTTGCTCTTGGGAATGTAAGTACTTTCCTTTGCTTCCTGAAAAACCTCAGTTTTAGCTGCTAGTTTGTGATGCGGATGTTAATGTGTTTCAGtttgcttgtgtttgtgtcgttgaaatttgaaaacagATATTTTGGTTAAGTGGGGTGGCCCTTTTACTTGGTTGGCGTTCGACAGTCAATGTCTTCACTAGCAGACAC
This is a stretch of genomic DNA from Argentina anserina chromosome 4, drPotAnse1.1, whole genome shotgun sequence. It encodes these proteins:
- the LOC126791879 gene encoding vesicle transport protein GOT1, with protein sequence MAYELTEQKKVGLGLLGFGILFAFLGVILFFDRGLLALGNIFWLSGVALLLGWRSTVNVFTSRHNVKGSASFLIGLFFLFVRWPILGMILELYGCLVLFGGFWPTVKVFLCEIPFVGWVIRYLF